A genomic stretch from Mycobacterium cookii includes:
- a CDS encoding VOC family protein, whose product MTRQKITFNHVGLCVSETARSRRFYEGLLGFTFWWELEPPDEATGQLLGLDRPIGLHATYLIRDGLVLELLAYSHRMLRAGSDRVMDQVGLTHLSLSVSDLGEVLAAVEAFGGSVVESSVSEQSAMIRDPDGQLIELLSDSWLQVVPPRPPS is encoded by the coding sequence ATGACACGACAGAAAATCACGTTCAACCACGTCGGGCTGTGCGTTTCGGAGACGGCGCGGTCTCGGCGATTCTACGAGGGCCTGCTCGGTTTCACTTTCTGGTGGGAGCTCGAACCGCCCGACGAAGCGACCGGTCAATTGCTCGGGCTGGACCGCCCGATCGGATTGCACGCGACATATCTGATCCGCGACGGGCTCGTGCTCGAGCTGCTGGCGTATTCGCATCGCATGCTGCGGGCCGGGTCGGATCGAGTGATGGATCAGGTTGGGCTCACTCACCTGTCGCTGTCGGTGTCCGATCTCGGCGAGGTGCTGGCCGCGGTGGAGGCGTTCGGGGGATCGGTCGTCGAGAGCTCTGTCTCCGAGCAATCGGCCATGATCCGCGACCCGGACGGGCAACTGATCGAATTGCTTTCGGATTCTTGGCTTCAGGTCGTGCCGCCGCGACCACCCAGCTGA
- a CDS encoding ABC transporter substrate-binding protein → MTTTHFDRRTLLRGAGALGAASLALTPTGCSSHDDDALTFFFAANPDEADARLRVVDAFQRRHPDIKVRTVLSGGDALQHVSIYCAGGKCPDVMMAWDFTYSGLAERGVLLDLNTMLARDPSFAGKLAPDSISSLYETFSFDGGQYAFPEQWSGVFMFYNKKLFAEAGVRPPPGRWDEPWSFGEFLDAAKALTRRDSSGRVSQWGFVDSWAPYYSSMLFGMNNGVPWSNPRMNPTHLNFDNEAFIEGIQFYADLAGKHSVAPNASESQSMSTMGLFTSGRAAMVLGGHWRYQTVVRAKGLDFDVAVLPTGPKGHVAQSNIGTTGLAIAASSRHKEQAWQFVKFAAGPIGQTVIGDSGLFVPVLRSAIESAGFAKAHDRISNLAVLTGGPAHAEGLPITPEWPKIAALLDRNLGPVLRGARPATSLSDGLSQAIEQVLRAA, encoded by the coding sequence GTGACGACCACCCATTTCGACCGGCGGACGCTGCTGCGCGGCGCAGGCGCGCTCGGCGCTGCCTCATTGGCGCTGACGCCCACCGGGTGCAGCTCTCATGACGACGACGCGCTGACGTTCTTCTTCGCGGCCAACCCCGACGAGGCGGATGCTCGATTGCGGGTCGTCGACGCATTCCAGCGCAGGCACCCCGACATCAAGGTTCGGACGGTGCTGTCGGGCGGGGATGCGTTACAGCACGTGTCGATCTACTGCGCCGGCGGGAAATGCCCGGACGTGATGATGGCGTGGGACTTCACCTATTCGGGACTCGCCGAGCGTGGGGTCCTGTTGGATCTCAACACCATGCTGGCCCGCGACCCATCGTTCGCCGGGAAGCTTGCGCCGGACAGCATCTCATCACTCTACGAGACGTTCTCGTTCGACGGGGGCCAGTATGCCTTTCCCGAGCAGTGGTCCGGGGTGTTCATGTTCTACAACAAGAAGCTGTTCGCCGAGGCCGGTGTGCGACCGCCGCCCGGACGCTGGGATGAACCGTGGAGTTTCGGCGAATTCCTCGACGCAGCGAAAGCTCTCACCCGACGCGACAGTTCCGGGCGTGTCAGCCAGTGGGGCTTCGTCGACAGCTGGGCACCGTACTACTCGTCGATGTTGTTCGGCATGAACAACGGTGTGCCGTGGTCGAATCCGCGGATGAACCCGACACACCTGAACTTCGACAACGAGGCGTTCATCGAGGGCATCCAGTTCTACGCTGATCTGGCCGGCAAGCACTCAGTGGCGCCCAACGCCTCAGAGTCGCAGTCGATGTCCACCATGGGTCTGTTCACGTCGGGCCGAGCGGCCATGGTGCTCGGTGGACATTGGCGATACCAGACCGTCGTTCGGGCGAAAGGCTTGGATTTCGACGTCGCGGTGCTGCCGACCGGCCCGAAAGGGCATGTCGCGCAGTCCAACATCGGTACCACCGGCTTGGCCATCGCGGCGAGTAGCCGCCACAAGGAACAGGCCTGGCAGTTCGTGAAATTCGCCGCCGGCCCGATCGGCCAGACCGTGATCGGCGACTCCGGACTGTTCGTGCCTGTCCTGCGATCGGCGATCGAGTCGGCCGGCTTCGCCAAGGCCCATGACAGGATCAGCAATCTCGCCGTCCTGACCGGCGGTCCCGCTCATGCCGAGGGCTTACCGATCACGCCGGAGTGGCCGAAGATCGCTGCGCTGCTGGACCGTAACCTCGGCCCGGTTCTGCGCGGCGCACGCCCGGCCACCTCGTTGTCGGACGGGCTGTCACAGGCGATCGAACAGGTGCTTCGGGCCGCATGA
- a CDS encoding ketosteroid isomerase family protein: MTGPMDQALLAVVERSPQAAAAHDRAGWVGLFTADGRVEDPVGSRPHTGAAEIGRFYDTFIGPREISFHRDLDIVRGSSVIRDLDLEVVMGSAVTMTIPAILRYDLREVDGEWRIALLQAYWELPAMLWEFLRNGAAAVPATVQLSRGLLRNQRLRGAVGFAAGFRRVGSRHKTLVETFVNAVGRGDRFAALQTLSSGAAITLGDGDTAEIVELAERCAGAVTTKVIAAGQTVVASVSAGPRRGVLFADITRRGTGIQRIRYFPQ, encoded by the coding sequence GTGACGGGCCCCATGGACCAGGCATTGCTGGCGGTGGTGGAGCGGTCGCCGCAGGCTGCCGCGGCCCACGACCGGGCGGGTTGGGTGGGCCTGTTCACCGCGGACGGGCGGGTCGAGGATCCGGTGGGCTCGCGACCCCACACCGGCGCGGCGGAGATCGGCCGCTTCTACGACACGTTCATCGGCCCGCGCGAGATCTCGTTCCACCGCGATCTCGATATCGTCCGCGGCTCGTCGGTGATCCGCGACCTCGACCTCGAGGTGGTGATGGGTTCCGCGGTCACCATGACCATTCCGGCAATCCTGCGTTACGACCTGCGGGAGGTCGACGGTGAATGGAGAATCGCACTGCTGCAAGCTTATTGGGAGTTGCCCGCGATGCTGTGGGAGTTCCTGCGCAACGGCGCAGCCGCGGTGCCGGCGACCGTCCAGCTGTCGCGAGGGCTGCTCCGCAACCAGCGGCTGCGCGGCGCCGTCGGATTCGCCGCCGGATTCCGCCGGGTGGGCTCCCGCCACAAGACACTGGTTGAGACATTCGTCAATGCAGTCGGGAGAGGTGATCGGTTCGCCGCGCTGCAGACGTTGTCATCCGGTGCGGCAATCACTCTCGGTGACGGCGACACCGCGGAGATCGTCGAGCTCGCAGAGCGGTGCGCCGGCGCGGTCACGACGAAGGTGATCGCTGCCGGCCAGACCGTCGTGGCTTCGGTCAGCGCGGGTCCGCGGCGTGGTGTCCTGTTCGCGGATATCACCCGGCGTGGCACCGGAATCCAGCGGATCCGGTACTTCCCGCAGTGA
- the pncA gene encoding pyrazinamidase PncA: MRALIVVDVQKDFCEGGSLAVAGGAHLAGAISDYLAAGADYRHVVATQDFHVDPGDHFSDHPDYVSSWPPHCRAGSAGAEFHPDLDVGRLEAVFRKGAYDAGYSGFSGVDDAGTPLADWLRDREVNEVDVVGIATDHCVRRTAEDAAKEGLATRVLLDLTAGVGEQSTAAALEALRAVGVTIAASA, translated from the coding sequence ATGCGCGCGCTGATCGTCGTCGACGTTCAGAAGGACTTCTGCGAGGGCGGCTCGCTGGCCGTGGCCGGCGGAGCGCACTTGGCGGGTGCCATCAGCGACTATCTGGCCGCCGGCGCGGACTATCGCCATGTGGTGGCGACCCAGGATTTCCACGTCGATCCGGGTGACCATTTCTCCGACCACCCGGATTACGTCTCGTCGTGGCCGCCGCACTGCCGCGCGGGCAGTGCCGGCGCGGAGTTTCATCCCGACCTCGATGTCGGGCGACTCGAGGCGGTGTTCCGCAAGGGTGCTTACGACGCCGGTTACAGCGGATTCAGCGGCGTCGACGACGCCGGGACCCCGCTGGCCGACTGGCTGCGAGACCGCGAGGTGAACGAGGTCGACGTCGTGGGCATCGCCACCGACCACTGCGTACGCCGGACCGCCGAAGACGCGGCGAAGGAGGGTCTGGCCACGCGGGTGCTGCTGGATCTGACGGCAGGCGTGGGGGAGCAGTCCACGGCCGCGGCGCTCGAAGCCTTGCGCGCGGTGGGCGTCACGATCGCGGCCAGCGCGTGA
- a CDS encoding glycosyltransferase family 4 protein has product MRIALLSYRSKTHCGGQGVYVRHLSRGLIELGHQVEVFSGQPYPDELDPRVVLTEVPSLDMYREPDPFRIPHPREIRDRIDLLELAAVWTAGFPEPRTFSLRAARLLADRLGDFDIVHDNQSLGVGLLTIAQTGMPVVATVHHPITRDRIVDLAAAKWWRKPSVRRWYGFLKMQERVARSIPELLTVSSSSAADVTTDFGVDPDQLHVVPLGVDTALFKPSAQPRVPGRIIAIASADRPLKGVGHLLHAVAKLRTEHDLELQLVAKLEPNGPTEKLIAELGISDIVHTSSGLADAELARLFASAEIACIPSLYEGFSLPAVEAMASGTPIVASRAGALPEVLGPDGECARLVRPGDAGELIRVVGELLASPDQLHRLGAAGRRRAVEVFSWESVAAQTVRVYERAIARSTPVHDASQVVGDPC; this is encoded by the coding sequence ATGCGGATTGCGTTGCTGTCGTATCGCAGCAAGACGCACTGCGGCGGCCAGGGCGTTTACGTCCGCCACCTGAGCCGCGGACTGATCGAACTGGGACACCAGGTCGAGGTCTTCTCCGGTCAGCCCTACCCCGACGAACTCGACCCGCGGGTAGTGCTGACCGAGGTGCCCAGCCTCGACATGTATCGCGAACCCGACCCCTTCCGCATCCCGCATCCCCGCGAGATTCGGGACCGCATCGACCTGCTGGAACTGGCCGCGGTGTGGACCGCGGGCTTCCCCGAGCCGCGGACCTTCAGCCTGCGTGCTGCGCGCCTGCTGGCCGACCGGCTCGGGGACTTCGACATCGTGCACGACAACCAGAGTCTGGGCGTCGGCCTGCTGACGATCGCGCAGACCGGCATGCCGGTGGTGGCGACCGTGCACCACCCGATCACCCGCGACCGCATCGTGGACCTCGCCGCCGCGAAATGGTGGCGCAAACCGTCGGTGCGCCGCTGGTACGGCTTCCTGAAGATGCAGGAGCGGGTGGCCCGCAGCATTCCGGAGTTGCTGACGGTCTCCTCGTCGTCGGCCGCCGACGTCACCACCGACTTCGGAGTGGACCCGGACCAACTGCACGTCGTACCGCTGGGTGTCGACACCGCGTTGTTCAAGCCGTCGGCGCAGCCCCGCGTTCCCGGTCGCATCATCGCGATCGCGAGCGCCGACCGGCCACTCAAAGGCGTCGGGCACCTGCTGCATGCGGTGGCCAAGCTGCGGACCGAACACGACCTGGAGCTGCAGCTGGTCGCCAAGCTGGAACCCAACGGCCCGACCGAAAAGCTGATCGCCGAGCTCGGCATCTCCGACATCGTCCACACCTCCAGCGGACTCGCCGACGCCGAGCTGGCACGCCTGTTCGCATCCGCGGAAATCGCTTGCATCCCTTCGTTGTACGAAGGATTCTCGCTTCCGGCGGTCGAAGCGATGGCCAGCGGTACGCCGATCGTGGCCAGCCGGGCCGGCGCGCTGCCCGAGGTGCTGGGTCCCGACGGCGAATGCGCCAGATTGGTGCGCCCCGGGGACGCGGGCGAGTTGATCCGGGTCGTCGGCGAGCTGCTGGCCTCCCCCGACCAGCTGCACCGACTCGGCGCGGCCGGTCGCCGTCGCGCCGTCGAGGTGTTCAGCTGGGAATCGGTGGCCGCGCAGACCGTGCGCGTCTACGAGCGCGCCATCGCGCGCAGCACCCCGGTCCACGATGCGAGTCAGGTTGTGGGCGATCCGTGCTGA
- a CDS encoding carbohydrate ABC transporter permease, with protein sequence MTAIDTTLATPSTRRHRSSKRRSRAGRLFVAPNLIAVAVFMLFPLAFSLYMSFHNWDVFRPAKFVGLSNYGSLFTGDPLFSIALRNTVVYTVGTVVPTVLISLAVAGVLNRKLKGIAIFRTIIFLPLAVSSAVMAVVWQFVFNTQNGLLNIMLGWVGIGPIPWLVDPKWAMTSLCIASIWRSVPFATVILLAAMQGVPDTLYEAARLDGAGELRQFVSITVPLIRSAVSFVVVISIIHAFQAFDLVYVLTGRNGGPETSTYVLGIMLFQHAFAFLEFGYASALAWVMFAILLVLTVIQLQLGRRRAAQEERSWA encoded by the coding sequence ATGACCGCGATCGACACCACCCTCGCCACGCCCTCGACCCGGCGGCACCGGTCGTCGAAACGACGCTCCCGAGCCGGCCGGCTGTTCGTTGCCCCGAACCTGATCGCGGTCGCGGTTTTCATGCTGTTCCCGCTCGCGTTCTCGCTGTACATGAGCTTTCACAACTGGGACGTCTTCAGACCGGCCAAATTCGTCGGCTTGTCGAACTACGGCAGCCTGTTCACCGGCGATCCGCTGTTCAGCATCGCGTTGCGCAACACCGTCGTGTACACCGTTGGGACCGTGGTTCCGACCGTCCTGATCAGCCTTGCCGTCGCAGGAGTGCTGAATCGGAAACTCAAGGGCATCGCCATCTTTCGGACCATCATCTTTCTTCCGCTGGCGGTGTCGTCGGCGGTGATGGCCGTCGTGTGGCAGTTCGTCTTCAACACTCAGAACGGTCTGCTCAACATCATGCTCGGCTGGGTCGGTATCGGTCCCATCCCGTGGCTGGTCGACCCGAAGTGGGCCATGACGTCACTGTGCATTGCCAGTATCTGGCGCAGCGTGCCGTTCGCGACGGTGATCCTGCTGGCCGCCATGCAGGGTGTGCCCGACACTCTTTACGAGGCGGCACGACTCGACGGGGCAGGGGAGTTGCGCCAGTTCGTATCGATCACGGTGCCGTTGATCCGCAGCGCGGTGTCTTTCGTCGTCGTCATCTCCATCATCCACGCCTTCCAGGCGTTCGATCTCGTCTACGTCCTCACCGGACGCAATGGCGGCCCCGAGACATCGACGTATGTCCTGGGCATCATGCTCTTCCAACACGCGTTCGCCTTCCTGGAGTTCGGTTACGCTTCGGCGTTGGCCTGGGTGATGTTCGCGATCCTGTTGGTGTTGACCGTGATCCAGTTGCAGCTCGGGCGCAGGCGGGCTGCTCAGGAGGAACGATCGTGGGCTTAG
- a CDS encoding ABC transporter ATP-binding protein, producing MASVTFEQATRCYPGADRPAVDHLDLDIADGEFVVLVGPSGCGKTTSLRMIAGLETVDSGSIRIGARDVTDDDPKDRDVAMVFQNYALYPHMSVAQNLGFSLKIAKMSKADIRERILDAARLLDLEPYLDRKPKDLSGGQRQRVAMGRAIVRRPQVFLMDEPLSNLDAKLRVQTRNQIAGLQRRLGTTTVYVTHDQVEAMTMGDRVAVLRDGVLQQCAPPRELYRYPANAFVAEFIGSPAMNLFTLPVVDNTVRMGDWPIPVPREIAHCAGELVVGIRPEHLEIGADGVEIQIDVVEELGADAYLYGRIVLADNAFSQPIVARVGGQDPPARGSRVRLRPQPEHLHFFGTDGARR from the coding sequence ATGGCATCGGTGACTTTCGAGCAGGCGACACGGTGCTATCCGGGTGCCGATCGGCCCGCGGTCGACCACCTCGACCTCGACATCGCCGATGGCGAATTCGTCGTGCTGGTCGGGCCGTCGGGATGCGGGAAGACGACATCGCTGCGGATGATCGCCGGGCTGGAAACGGTCGACTCTGGAAGCATCCGGATCGGCGCTCGCGACGTCACCGACGACGATCCCAAAGATCGTGACGTCGCGATGGTCTTCCAGAACTATGCGCTGTACCCACACATGTCGGTCGCGCAGAACTTGGGCTTCTCCTTGAAGATCGCCAAAATGTCGAAAGCCGATATCCGAGAACGAATATTGGACGCGGCACGGTTGCTGGATCTGGAGCCCTACCTCGATCGCAAACCGAAGGACCTGTCCGGAGGGCAACGCCAACGGGTGGCCATGGGTCGGGCGATCGTTCGGCGGCCGCAGGTGTTCTTGATGGACGAGCCGCTGTCGAACCTGGACGCCAAGCTGCGGGTGCAGACCCGCAACCAGATCGCCGGATTGCAGCGGCGGTTGGGCACCACCACCGTGTATGTCACCCACGATCAAGTCGAGGCGATGACCATGGGCGATCGCGTCGCGGTCCTGCGCGACGGCGTCCTGCAGCAGTGCGCGCCGCCTCGAGAGTTGTACCGATATCCCGCCAACGCGTTCGTCGCGGAGTTCATCGGTTCACCGGCGATGAACCTCTTCACGCTGCCCGTCGTCGACAACACCGTCCGGATGGGCGATTGGCCGATCCCAGTGCCCCGCGAAATCGCGCACTGTGCAGGCGAACTCGTGGTCGGTATCCGGCCGGAGCATCTCGAGATCGGTGCCGACGGTGTCGAGATACAGATCGACGTCGTCGAGGAGCTCGGCGCGGACGCTTACCTGTACGGGCGAATAGTCCTGGCCGACAACGCATTCAGCCAGCCCATCGTGGCACGCGTTGGCGGGCAGGACCCGCCAGCGCGGGGTAGCCGGGTGCGGCTGCGGCCTCAGCCGGAACACCTGCATTTCTTTGGTACCGATGGGGCTCGGAGGTAG
- a CDS encoding carbohydrate ABC transporter permease — protein sequence MWYAALTAIAWCALFPILWAVSGSLKSEGEVTLPILFPAHPQWSNYREVFALMPFWRMFFNSVLYAGCVCVGQVFFCSLAGYAFARLRFRGRDTLFVLYLGTLMVPLTVTVIPQFIIMRVAGLTDTPWAMIVPGLFGSAFGTYLMRQFFRTMPVELEEAAILDGCSPWQIYWRVLLPHAKPAVMVLAVLTWVNVWNDFLWPLLMIQRNSIATLTLGLVRMQGEYVARWPILMAASILILLPLLVIYTVAQRAFIRGIAVTGLGG from the coding sequence ATGTGGTATGCGGCGCTGACCGCAATCGCCTGGTGCGCGCTGTTCCCGATCCTGTGGGCGGTCTCGGGTTCGCTGAAGAGCGAAGGCGAGGTGACGCTGCCGATACTCTTTCCGGCCCATCCACAGTGGTCCAATTACCGCGAAGTGTTTGCGCTGATGCCTTTTTGGCGGATGTTCTTCAACTCAGTGCTGTACGCGGGATGCGTCTGTGTCGGCCAGGTGTTCTTCTGCTCGCTGGCCGGGTATGCGTTCGCCCGACTGCGGTTTCGTGGCCGCGACACGTTGTTCGTGCTGTATCTCGGCACGTTGATGGTGCCGCTGACGGTGACGGTGATTCCGCAGTTCATCATCATGCGGGTCGCGGGGCTGACCGATACGCCGTGGGCGATGATCGTGCCCGGGTTGTTCGGCAGCGCGTTCGGCACCTATCTCATGCGCCAGTTCTTCCGCACGATGCCGGTCGAGCTCGAAGAGGCAGCGATTCTCGACGGCTGCTCGCCGTGGCAGATCTATTGGCGGGTACTGCTTCCGCATGCCAAGCCGGCGGTCATGGTGCTGGCGGTGCTGACCTGGGTGAATGTGTGGAACGACTTTTTATGGCCGCTGTTGATGATTCAGCGCAACAGCATCGCCACCCTGACGCTCGGGTTGGTCCGGATGCAGGGCGAATACGTTGCCCGCTGGCCGATCCTGATGGCCGCCTCCATCCTCATCCTGCTGCCACTGCTTGTTATCTACACCGTTGCCCAACGCGCGTTCATCCGCGGCATCGCCGTCACCGGACTGGGCGGATAA
- a CDS encoding prenyltransferase, translating into MNWSEPPGVPGVLSPEQCRRTAESIAALQERSGEVPWSQGGHTDPWDHVECAMALTAAGLVEPARRAFDWCRHQQRADGSWPIQLRAGVVEDANSDSNFCAYVAVGVWHHVLVTGDRGFGTAMWPTVRAAIDFVVDLQLEGGEICWARSSSGPLEEALLTGCASIFHSIRCALALANMVDEPQPEWEMAVGRLGHAITAHPSAFTEKPRHSMDWYYPILGGALRGHAAAARIADRWGDFVVDGLGIRCVDDRPWVTGAETCELVLALDAMGNRKAALQQFAAMQHLREKDGSYWTGLVFSDGKRWPVERTTWTGAAVILAADALSRTTAGSGIFRGTDLPVGLQGDYDCECVVDR; encoded by the coding sequence TTGAACTGGTCTGAACCACCGGGCGTGCCGGGCGTCCTCTCCCCCGAACAGTGCCGCCGCACGGCGGAATCGATTGCCGCGCTGCAAGAGCGCTCGGGTGAGGTCCCGTGGTCGCAAGGTGGGCACACCGATCCGTGGGATCACGTGGAATGCGCGATGGCGCTGACCGCGGCGGGCCTGGTGGAGCCGGCGCGACGCGCCTTCGACTGGTGTCGCCATCAACAGCGTGCTGACGGCTCCTGGCCGATCCAGTTGCGGGCCGGCGTCGTCGAAGACGCCAACAGCGACAGCAACTTCTGCGCCTATGTGGCGGTCGGAGTCTGGCACCACGTGCTGGTCACCGGCGATCGCGGCTTCGGCACAGCGATGTGGCCGACGGTACGCGCCGCCATCGACTTCGTCGTGGACCTACAGCTCGAAGGCGGTGAAATCTGCTGGGCGCGTAGCTCTTCCGGGCCTCTGGAGGAGGCGCTGCTGACCGGTTGCGCGAGCATCTTCCACAGCATCCGCTGTGCACTGGCGCTGGCGAACATGGTCGACGAGCCGCAGCCGGAGTGGGAAATGGCCGTCGGCCGGCTGGGCCATGCGATCACCGCGCATCCATCGGCGTTCACCGAGAAGCCACGTCACTCGATGGACTGGTACTACCCGATCCTGGGTGGCGCGCTTCGCGGCCACGCGGCGGCGGCCCGAATCGCGGACCGGTGGGGCGATTTCGTGGTCGACGGCCTCGGCATCAGGTGTGTCGACGACCGGCCGTGGGTGACCGGCGCCGAGACCTGCGAGCTGGTGCTCGCCCTCGATGCGATGGGCAACCGGAAGGCGGCTCTGCAGCAGTTCGCGGCCATGCAGCATCTGCGCGAAAAGGACGGCTCCTACTGGACCGGTCTGGTGTTCAGCGACGGAAAGCGTTGGCCCGTCGAGCGAACCACCTGGACCGGCGCGGCGGTGATCCTGGCCGCCGACGCGCTGTCGCGCACCACTGCGGGCAGCGGCATCTTCCGCGGCACC
- a CDS encoding class I SAM-dependent methyltransferase → MLTVDFDRLGIGDGAKVIDVGCGAGRHSFEAYRRGADVVAFDQNAAELDDVATLLRAMADAGEAPASARAESVVGDARALPYPDQTFDCVIASEILEHVPADDEVIAELIRVLKVGGTLAVTVPRWLPEQLCWLLSDDYHSNEGGHIRIYRADRLRGKITGRGMTFTHTHHSHALHAPFWWLKCLVGVEKSDHPAVVAYHKMLVWDMMRRPLLTRVAESTLNPLIGKSVALYFEKPVSAVELV, encoded by the coding sequence GTGCTGACGGTGGATTTCGACCGCCTCGGAATCGGTGACGGCGCCAAGGTCATCGACGTCGGGTGCGGTGCGGGGCGGCATAGCTTCGAGGCCTACCGCCGCGGTGCCGACGTCGTGGCATTCGACCAGAACGCCGCCGAGCTCGACGACGTGGCCACGCTGTTGCGCGCCATGGCCGATGCCGGCGAAGCACCGGCCTCGGCGCGCGCCGAATCCGTCGTCGGGGACGCACGCGCGTTGCCCTACCCCGACCAGACGTTCGACTGCGTCATAGCATCCGAGATCCTCGAACACGTCCCGGCCGACGACGAGGTGATCGCCGAGCTGATTCGCGTGCTCAAGGTCGGCGGCACGCTGGCCGTCACGGTGCCCCGCTGGTTACCTGAACAGTTGTGCTGGTTGCTGTCCGACGACTACCACAGCAACGAGGGCGGTCACATCCGCATCTACCGGGCGGACCGGCTGCGCGGCAAGATCACCGGCCGCGGTATGACCTTCACCCACACGCATCACTCGCACGCACTGCACGCCCCGTTCTGGTGGCTGAAATGCCTTGTCGGCGTGGAGAAGTCCGACCACCCCGCCGTTGTCGCGTACCACAAGATGCTGGTGTGGGACATGATGCGGCGACCGTTGCTGACCCGAGTCGCAGAATCGACGCTGAATCCGTTGATCGGCAAGAGCGTCGCGCTGTATTTCGAGAAACCGGTGTCCGCCGTTGAACTGGTCTGA